The following proteins are co-located in the Citrobacter freundii ATCC 8090 = MTCC 1658 = NBRC 12681 genome:
- the prc gene encoding carboxy terminal-processing peptidase, translating to MNTFFRLTALAGLLALAGQALAVEDITRADQIPVLKEETQHATVSERVTSRFTRSHYRQFDLDQAFSAKIFDRYLNLLDYSHNVLLASDIEQYAKKKTVLGDELRTGKLDVFYDLYNLAQKRRFERYQYALSVLARPMDFTGNDTFNLDRSKAPWPKSEAELNALWDGKVKFDELSLKLTGKTDAEIRETLTRRYKFAIRRLAQTNSEDVFSLAMTAFAREIDPHTNYLSPRNTEQFNTEMSLSLEGIGAVLQMDDDYTVINSMVAGGPAAKSKSISVGDRIVGVGQTGKGMVDVIGWRLDDVVALIKGPKGSKVRLEILPAGKGTKTRTVTLTRERIRLEDRAVKMSVKTVGKEKVGVLDIPGFYVGLTDDVKVQLQKLEKQNVSSIIIDLRTNGGGALTEAVSLSGLFIPSGPVVQVRDNNGKVREDSDTDGVVYYKGPLVVLVDRFSASASEIFAAAMQDYGRALIVGEPTFGKGTVQQYRSLNRIYDQMLRPEWPALGSVQYTIQKFYRVNGGSTQRKGVTPDIIMPTGNEETETGEKFEDNALPWDSIDAATYTKSDNLTPFGPELLKEHNARIANDPEFQYIMKDIARFNAMKDKRNIASLNYAQREKENNEDDAMRLARINDRFKREGKPPLKKLDDLPKDYQEPDPYLDETVKIALDLAHLEKEKPAEQPATSQ from the coding sequence TCGCCAGTTCGATCTGGATCAGGCGTTTTCGGCAAAAATTTTTGACCGCTATTTGAATTTGCTCGACTACAGCCACAATGTGCTGTTGGCGAGCGATATCGAACAGTATGCAAAAAAGAAAACGGTCCTCGGCGATGAACTACGCACCGGCAAGCTGGATGTCTTTTACGATCTCTATAATCTGGCGCAAAAACGCCGATTTGAACGTTATCAGTACGCATTAAGCGTACTGGCACGTCCGATGGATTTTACCGGTAACGACACGTTTAACCTCGACCGAAGCAAAGCGCCGTGGCCGAAGAGCGAAGCAGAGCTTAATGCGCTGTGGGACGGTAAGGTTAAATTTGACGAACTCAGCCTGAAGCTGACCGGTAAAACCGATGCGGAAATTCGCGAAACGCTTACGCGCCGCTACAAATTTGCGATTCGCCGTCTGGCGCAGACCAACAGCGAAGATGTGTTCTCACTGGCGATGACAGCGTTCGCCCGTGAAATCGACCCGCATACTAACTATCTCTCTCCGCGCAATACCGAGCAGTTCAATACTGAAATGAGCTTGTCTTTGGAAGGTATTGGCGCGGTTCTGCAAATGGATGATGACTACACCGTCATTAACTCCATGGTGGCAGGTGGTCCGGCAGCCAAGAGCAAGTCGATCAGCGTTGGCGATCGTATTGTCGGCGTCGGGCAGACGGGCAAGGGCATGGTCGATGTGATTGGCTGGCGTCTGGATGACGTCGTGGCACTGATCAAAGGACCTAAAGGCAGCAAGGTACGCCTTGAAATTCTGCCTGCCGGTAAAGGTACCAAGACGCGCACCGTGACGCTAACGCGTGAACGTATTCGTCTCGAAGACCGCGCCGTGAAAATGTCCGTGAAAACCGTTGGCAAAGAAAAAGTTGGCGTACTGGATATTCCTGGCTTCTATGTAGGCCTGACTGATGATGTCAAAGTCCAACTGCAGAAACTGGAAAAACAAAATGTCAGCAGTATTATCATCGATCTGCGTACCAACGGTGGTGGAGCACTGACTGAAGCGGTTTCGCTTTCCGGTCTGTTCATTCCTTCCGGCCCGGTGGTTCAGGTTCGTGATAATAACGGTAAAGTGCGTGAAGACAGCGATACCGACGGCGTTGTGTACTACAAAGGCCCGCTGGTGGTATTGGTCGATCGCTTCAGCGCCTCAGCATCAGAGATTTTCGCTGCGGCAATGCAGGATTATGGCCGAGCGTTGATCGTTGGTGAACCGACCTTTGGGAAAGGCACCGTCCAGCAGTATCGCTCCCTGAACCGTATTTACGATCAGATGCTGCGTCCGGAATGGCCAGCGCTGGGTTCTGTTCAGTACACGATCCAGAAATTCTACCGCGTAAACGGTGGCAGCACGCAGCGTAAGGGCGTTACGCCGGATATCATCATGCCGACAGGTAATGAAGAAACTGAAACCGGCGAGAAATTTGAAGATAACGCACTGCCGTGGGACAGCATTGATGCTGCGACCTACACTAAGTCAGATAATCTGACGCCGTTCGGACCTGAATTGCTGAAAGAGCACAATGCACGTATTGCGAACGATCCTGAGTTCCAGTACATCATGAAGGACATTGCGCGTTTCAATGCGATGAAGGATAAGCGCAACATCGCTTCTCTGAATTACGCTCAGCGTGAAAAAGAGAATAACGAAGATGACGCAATGCGTCTGGCGCGTATCAACGATCGGTTTAAACGTGAAGGCAAACCGCCATTGAAGAAACTGGACGATCTGCCGAAGGATTACCAGGAGCCGGATCCGTACCTGGATGAAACGGTAAAAATCGCGCTCGACCTGGCGCATCTTGAGAAAGAGAAGCCAGCGGAACAGCCCGCAACCAGTCAATAA
- a CDS encoding IS5-like element ISKpn26 family transposase: protein MSHQLTFADSEFSTKRRQTRKEIFLSRMEQILPWQNMTAVIEPFYPKAGNGRRPYPLETMLRIHCMQHWYNLSDGAMEDALYEIASMRLFARLSLDSALPDRTTIMNFRHLLEQHQLARQLFKTINRWLAEAGVMMTQGTLVDATIIEAPSSTKNKEQQRDPEMHQTKKGNQWHFGMKAHIGVDAKSGLTHSLVTTAANEHDLNQLGNLLHGEEQFVSADAGYQGAPQREELAEVDVDWLIAERPGKVKTLKQHPRKNKTAINIEYMKASIRAKVEHPFRIIKRQFGFVKARYKGLLKNDNQLAMLFTLANLFRVDQMIRQWERSQ from the coding sequence GGAGCAGATTCTGCCATGGCAGAATATGACCGCTGTCATCGAGCCGTTTTATCCCAAGGCGGGCAATGGCCGACGGCCCTATCCGCTGGAGACCATGCTGCGTATTCACTGCATGCAGCATTGGTACAACCTGAGCGACGGTGCCATGGAAGATGCCCTGTACGAAATCGCCTCCATGCGCCTGTTTGCCCGATTATCCCTGGATAGCGCCCTGCCGGATCGCACCACCATCATGAATTTCCGCCACCTGCTCGAGCAGCATCAACTGGCCCGTCAATTGTTCAAGACCATCAATCGCTGGCTGGCCGAAGCAGGCGTCATGATGACCCAAGGCACTTTGGTGGATGCCACCATCATTGAGGCACCCAGCTCTACCAAGAACAAAGAGCAGCAACGCGATCCGGAGATGCATCAGACCAAGAAAGGCAATCAGTGGCACTTTGGCATGAAGGCCCACATTGGTGTCGATGCCAAGAGTGGCCTGACCCACAGCCTAGTCACCACCGCGGCCAACGAGCATGACCTCAATCAGCTGGGTAATCTGCTTCATGGAGAGGAGCAATTTGTCTCAGCCGATGCCGGCTACCAAGGAGCGCCACAGCGCGAGGAGCTGGCCGAGGTGGATGTGGACTGGCTGATCGCCGAGCGTCCCGGCAAGGTAAAAACCTTGAAGCAGCATCCGCGCAAGAACAAAACGGCCATCAACATCGAATACATGAAAGCCAGCATCCGTGCCAAGGTGGAGCACCCGTTTCGCATCATCAAGCGGCAGTTCGGCTTCGTGAAAGCCAGATACAAGGGGCTGCTGAAAAACGATAACCAACTGGCGATGTTATTCACCCTGGCCAACCTGTTTCGGGTGGACCAAATGATACGTCAGTGGGAGAGATCTCAGTAA
- the htpX gene encoding protease HtpX, whose protein sequence is MMRIALFLLTNLAVMVVFGLVLSLTGIQSSSVQGLLIMALLFGFGGSFISLLMSKWMALKSVGGEVIEQPRNERERWLMNTVANQARQAGIAMPQVAIYHAPDINAFATGARRDASLVAVSTGLLQNMSPDEAEAVIAHEISHIANGDMVTMTLIQGVVNTFVIFISRILAQIAAGFMGGNRDEGEGSNGNPLIYFAVATVLELVFGILASIITMWFSRHREFHADAGSAKLVGREKMIAALQRLKTSYEPQEATSMMAFCINGKSKSLSELFMTHPPLDKRIEALRSGEYLK, encoded by the coding sequence ATGATGCGAATCGCGCTCTTCCTGCTGACGAACCTGGCTGTGATGGTCGTTTTCGGGCTGGTATTGAGCCTGACAGGGATCCAGTCAAGCAGCGTTCAAGGCTTGTTGATCATGGCACTGCTGTTTGGTTTTGGTGGTTCCTTCATTTCGCTGCTGATGTCCAAATGGATGGCGTTAAAGTCCGTTGGCGGGGAAGTGATCGAACAGCCTCGCAATGAAAGAGAACGCTGGCTGATGAATACAGTTGCGAATCAGGCCCGCCAGGCCGGGATCGCTATGCCACAGGTTGCAATCTACCACGCGCCAGATATTAACGCGTTTGCGACCGGTGCCCGCCGGGATGCCTCGCTGGTGGCTGTAAGTACTGGCCTGTTGCAAAACATGAGCCCGGATGAAGCCGAAGCGGTTATCGCGCATGAGATCAGCCACATTGCCAATGGCGATATGGTGACCATGACGCTCATTCAGGGGGTAGTAAACACCTTCGTTATCTTTATCTCACGTATTCTGGCGCAAATTGCCGCTGGCTTTATGGGCGGGAACCGTGATGAGGGTGAGGGTAGCAACGGTAACCCGTTGATCTACTTTGCGGTGGCGACTGTGCTGGAACTGGTGTTTGGTATTCTGGCGAGCATCATTACCATGTGGTTCTCACGTCATCGTGAATTCCATGCGGATGCCGGTTCTGCAAAACTGGTGGGTCGTGAAAAAATGATCGCCGCGCTGCAGCGCCTGAAAACCAGCTATGAGCCGCAGGAAGCGACCAGTATGATGGCGTTCTGCATCAATGGTAAATCCAAATCGTTGAGTGAGCTGTTTATGACTCACCCCCCGTTGGACAAACGTATTGAAGCGCTGCGCAGCGGTGAGTACCTGAAATAA
- a CDS encoding YebO family protein, with protein MNEVLNSGALSLASLAVSVVILVVGLVLWFFVNRASSRTNEQIELLEALLDQQKRQNALLRRLCEANEPEKAAEPAVVTAKDEDDDIIRLVAER; from the coding sequence ATGAACGAAGTTTTGAATTCTGGCGCGTTGAGTTTGGCGTCTTTGGCTGTATCGGTGGTGATTCTGGTTGTCGGGCTTGTACTGTGGTTTTTCGTCAATAGGGCAAGTTCGCGTACTAATGAGCAGATTGAGCTGCTTGAAGCATTGTTAGATCAGCAAAAAAGACAGAACGCATTGCTCCGTCGCCTTTGCGAAGCTAACGAACCTGAAAAAGCGGCAGAGCCTGCTGTGGTCACAGCGAAGGACGAAGATGATGACATCATCCGCCTGGTAGCTGAGCGGTAA
- a CDS encoding YobH family protein, translating into MRLIIRAIVLLALVWIGLLLSGYGILIGSKENAAGLGLQCQYLTARGTSTAQYVHTDSGIIGLSDCPLLRKSTVIIDNG; encoded by the coding sequence ATGCGTCTGATAATCCGCGCTATTGTGTTGTTAGCTCTGGTTTGGATCGGTTTATTACTGAGCGGCTACGGAATTTTGATTGGAAGTAAGGAGAATGCAGCAGGCCTGGGCTTGCAATGCCAGTATCTGACCGCACGCGGAACCAGCACCGCGCAATACGTCCACACAGACAGCGGTATCATTGGCCTGTCGGATTGTCCCTTGTTAAGAAAAAGCACAGTCATTATTGATAACGGTTAA
- a CDS encoding MFS transporter has product MEKTQTDGLPLPQRYGAILTIVIGISMAVLDGAIANVALPTIATDLQASPASSIWIVNAYQIAIVVSLLSLSFLGDMFGYRRIYKCGLVVFLLASLFCALSDSLHMLTLARVAQGFGGAALMSVNTALIRLIYPQRQLGRGMGINSFIVAVSSAAGPTIAAAILSIASWKWLFLINVPLGIIALLLAMRFLPPNSSRSNKPRFDLPSAIMNALTFGLLITALSGFAQGQSLKLIGAELVGLLVVGFFFIRRQLALPVPLLPVDLLRIPLFSLSICTSICSFSAQMLAMVSLPFFMQTVLGRSEVETGLLLTPWPLATMVMAPLAGYLIERVHAGLLGALGMAVMACGLFSLVLLPASPSDFNIIWPMILCGAGFGLFQSPNNHTIITSAPRDRSGGASGMLGTARLLGQSTGAALVALMLNQFGDSGTHISLITAGILASLAAIVSGLRITQPRVQS; this is encoded by the coding sequence ATGGAAAAAACTCAGACCGATGGTCTGCCATTGCCCCAGCGATATGGCGCAATTTTAACCATTGTTATTGGCATCTCTATGGCAGTACTCGACGGCGCAATAGCAAACGTTGCCCTCCCCACTATCGCCACCGATCTTCAGGCCTCACCCGCCAGCTCAATCTGGATTGTGAACGCCTACCAAATTGCGATCGTTGTTTCGCTGTTATCGCTCTCTTTTTTAGGTGATATGTTTGGCTACCGACGCATTTATAAGTGTGGTCTGGTCGTGTTTCTGTTGGCATCGCTGTTTTGTGCCTTGTCAGACTCGCTGCATATGCTGACGTTAGCGCGCGTGGCTCAGGGGTTTGGCGGCGCGGCGCTGATGAGCGTTAATACGGCATTGATCCGACTCATTTATCCTCAGCGCCAGCTTGGCCGCGGGATGGGTATTAACTCCTTTATCGTGGCTGTATCCTCGGCAGCGGGTCCGACTATTGCGGCGGCAATTCTTTCTATTGCCTCGTGGAAATGGCTATTTCTGATTAACGTTCCATTGGGGATCATCGCCCTGCTGCTGGCTATGCGTTTTTTGCCACCCAATTCATCACGTAGCAATAAACCGCGCTTTGATCTGCCCAGCGCAATAATGAACGCCTTAACATTCGGTTTGTTGATCACGGCACTCAGCGGATTTGCGCAGGGACAGTCACTAAAACTGATTGGTGCTGAACTTGTGGGGCTTCTCGTGGTAGGTTTTTTCTTTATCCGCCGCCAGCTCGCATTGCCAGTACCGTTATTACCGGTTGATCTACTACGCATTCCGCTGTTTTCACTCTCTATTTGCACCTCAATCTGTTCATTCAGCGCACAAATGCTGGCGATGGTTTCACTGCCCTTTTTTATGCAAACGGTTCTCGGACGCAGCGAAGTTGAAACGGGCCTGCTGCTGACGCCGTGGCCGCTGGCAACCATGGTGATGGCCCCACTGGCGGGATATTTGATTGAACGTGTTCATGCAGGTCTGCTTGGCGCGCTGGGCATGGCAGTAATGGCGTGTGGGCTGTTTTCGCTGGTGTTACTGCCCGCATCACCTTCCGATTTTAATATCATCTGGCCAATGATTTTGTGTGGTGCGGGTTTTGGCTTGTTCCAGTCACCGAATAATCACACCATCATCACCTCCGCGCCGCGCGATCGTAGCGGAGGCGCGAGCGGTATGCTGGGAACGGCGCGCTTACTGGGTCAAAGTACCGGGGCCGCACTGGTTGCGCTGATGCTAAATCAGTTTGGTGACAGTGGAACGCACATCTCGCTGATAACAGCGGGCATTCTGGCTTCGCTGGCCGCAATCGTGAGTGGCTTACGTATTACACAACCGCGGGTTCAGTCATAA
- the kdgR gene encoding DNA-binding transcriptional regulator KdgR — MAIADLDKQPDSVSSVLKVFGILQALGEEREIGITELSQRVMMSKSTVYRFLQTMKTLGYVAQEGESEKYSLTLKLFELGARALQNVDLIRSADIQMRELSRLTKETVHLGALDEDSIVYIHKIDSMYNLRMYSRVGRRNPLYSTAIGKVLLAWRDRDEVKQILDGIEYKRSTDRTITNTDELLVLLDKVREQGYGEDNEEQEEGLRCIGVPVFDRFGVVIAGLSISFPTLRFSEERLHEYVAMLHTAARKISEQMGYNDYPF, encoded by the coding sequence ATGGCAATCGCAGATCTGGATAAACAACCCGATTCTGTATCTTCCGTGCTGAAGGTTTTTGGCATTCTGCAGGCGCTGGGTGAAGAGCGCGAAATTGGTATTACCGAGTTGTCGCAACGCGTCATGATGTCAAAAAGCACCGTTTATCGCTTTTTGCAGACCATGAAAACGCTGGGTTATGTGGCACAAGAAGGGGAGTCTGAGAAATACTCACTGACCCTGAAACTATTCGAGCTGGGTGCTCGCGCGTTACAAAACGTCGATCTTATCCGTAGCGCTGATATTCAGATGCGCGAACTTTCGCGCCTGACCAAAGAGACAGTGCACCTTGGTGCACTGGATGAAGACAGCATCGTCTACATCCATAAAATCGACTCTATGTACAATCTGCGCATGTATTCTCGCGTAGGTCGCCGTAATCCGCTGTACAGCACAGCTATCGGTAAAGTTTTGCTGGCATGGCGTGACCGCGATGAAGTGAAGCAGATTCTGGATGGTATCGAGTACAAGCGCAGCACCGACCGTACTATTACCAATACTGATGAGCTGCTGGTATTGCTGGATAAAGTACGCGAGCAGGGCTACGGTGAAGATAACGAAGAACAGGAAGAAGGTCTGCGCTGCATCGGTGTACCTGTGTTTGACCGTTTCGGTGTAGTGATTGCAGGCTTGAGTATTTCATTCCCGACGCTGCGTTTCTCAGAAGAACGTTTGCACGAGTATGTGGCGATGCTGCATACGGCTGCGCGTAAAATTTCAGAACAAATGGGTTATAACGACTATCCGTTCTAA
- the mgrB gene encoding PhoP/PhoQ regulator MgrB has product MKKIRWVVLIVVVLVCILMWAQVFNIMCDQDVQFFSGICAINKFIPW; this is encoded by the coding sequence GTGAAAAAAATTCGCTGGGTAGTGCTGATAGTTGTCGTGCTGGTATGCATACTGATGTGGGCGCAAGTGTTCAACATCATGTGCGATCAGGATGTACAATTTTTCAGCGGTATTTGTGCCATTAATAAATTTATTCCCTGGTAA